In the Brassica napus cultivar Da-Ae chromosome A7, Da-Ae, whole genome shotgun sequence genome, one interval contains:
- the LOC125576385 gene encoding pathogenesis-related thaumatin-like protein 3.5: protein MGFRLNLPQRILLLHLTLLSVTKWSESARVFTIVNSCDQTIWPAITPGENFSGGGFKLKPGHSIAFNAPVGWSGRIWGRTGCKFNKTGTGSCKTGSCGSNLKCTTAGKQPVSLAEFTLASLDFYDVSLVDGFNLPMTLTPVNGTGNCTVVHCVADLRPRCPAELAVKSKGKVISCRSACDVFDTDEYCCRGVYGNPSTCRPTHYSKIFKKACPTAYSYAYDDPTSIFTCSGSDYVISFCSYRKKPVGT from the exons ATGGGGTTTCGTCTCAATTTGCCACAAAGGATCTTGTTACTACATCTCACACTATTATCAG TGACAAAATGGTCCGAATCAGCTAGAGTATTCACGATCGTGAACTCATGTGACCAAACAATATGGCCGGCGATAACACCCGGAGAAAACTTCAGCGGCGGAGGATTCAAGCTCAAACCGGGCCACTCCATCGCCTTCAACGCGCCAGTAGGCTGGTCAGGCCGAATTTGGGGACGAACCGGCTGCAAATTCAATAAAACTGGAACCGGAAGCTGTAAAACCGGTTCATGCGGCTCAAACCTAAAATGCACAACTGCTGGAAAACAACCAGTTTCACTAGCCGAGTTCACGCTAGCCTCATTGGATTTCTACGACGTGAGCCTCGTCGACGGATTCAATCTCCCGATGACATTGACTCCGGTGAACGGAACAGGAAACTGCACCGTGGTCCACTGCGTCGCCGATTTGAGGCCAAGGTGTCCGGCAGAGCTAGCTGTGAAATCTAAGGGGAAAGTTATATCGTGTAGGAGTGCTTGTGATGTGTTCGATACAGATGAGTATTGTTGCAGGGGAGTTTATGGGAACCCTTCAACGTGTCGACCAACTCATTACTCGAAAATATTCAAGAAAGCTTGTCCTACTGCTTACAGTTATGCTTATGATGATCCGACCAGTATCTTCACTTGTTCCGGTTCAGATTACGTCATCTCTTTCTGTTCCTACAG GAAGAAGCCGGTGGGAACGTAA